In Pectinophora gossypiella chromosome 5, ilPecGoss1.1, whole genome shotgun sequence, a genomic segment contains:
- the LOC126366823 gene encoding uncharacterized protein LOC126366823 produces the protein MPITRSKGKLEERGPEEARDILHASTSASASAIATEPKEPTEPVSTIAATLDPRQELSTAAYVSPTTLRHITYHAPPRSPSRIRDASPALGSLSSSAAQTAQVRARARARVIDRSRMDLPLPAPPPSHRVPSVGGSIKSREKAILRAREEVLKIKLELAELNLRRAREESENEDDSEGSTIPEREEYVDTWLKETNRERSVPPPPSQLIEGAPLQTTDPVNDGRNLVSAPNEGQTAIEEEPPLINIEEEKEKKETQRNERRSRRKLDISELASAIALAARAGQSTPAPRYISELPLFSGAHHEWLSYQAAYNESRNYYSEVENIARLRRSLRGRALEAVNSLLIANPKPDEVVKALKTRFGRPDAIAISEIEKLRSLPRCSEAPREICAFAGKIRNSVATLQALGKEQYMFNPELVRVITDKLPSILKFRWYEKSSRDKKEPDLVCFANFIDTEADYCSQFAPPEHVDMNDKFKQRAVQKIHTQVIQTDKPVLTCPVCDKSHLVQSCDVFKNSDINNRWELAKKYKLCFKCLRVRKWKHSCKIQQCGEQGCRGTHNKLLHNPRSGIKTITVETNSECVTTARAETKACTYLKVLPVRVKGPAGAMSALALLDDGSTVTLIESQMAERIGAEGVEEPLIIEAIGDTRISTPRSKRVKIEITGMNNYSITLSARTANSLNISPQAVSPIDIVDCDHLREFRNEIIYEGAKPTILIGQDNWNLLIADQIRIGKKGQPIASRTPLGWVLHGTRTRSLGQLVDYVNRITEVNYCNNDNDNDCANQLLKQYFSLESLLVNPKRPHSDPEMRAERLLHENTKRRDDGRIETSLLWRRDDIVMPNNYENAYRRLLSVEKKLDREPDLKVRYHEEMNALIEKGYAEPAPENSTPGRTWYLPHFEVRTPAKPGKVRIVHDAAAKYRNVCLNDHLLTGPDLLQSLPGVLMRFRRHPIAVTADIAEMFMQVKIREEDRDALRYLWRGNDRDGPPREYRMSSLIFGASSSPCTAIFAKNWNAKRHADTHPEAVAAIENHHYMDDYLDSFPTEEIGIETALLVRNIHREGHFELRKWNSNSKRILQAVKGEQHTETVSIGPSLNMEKVLGLVWRPESDNLEFNPHLARVPPVLLENKSPTKREALKIVMSLFDPLGLASPVTVRAKLVLQEAWRRGTGWDEVLDDDLSERWGRWLNDLRDVLRLTIPRCYKGYSTAARIEMHTFVDASEVAYAAAVYWRITTPDGEVHLSLVLAKARIAPVKIMSIPRLELQAAVLGSRLAASVLEEHHIEIESKTYWTDSKTVLTWITSGSKSYKPFVAHRVAAIEEHTAVNEWRWVPSRLNVADIATRETTPSFTQASPWFTGPDFLREGEATWPHDKPPQLEITGEERTMILTEVRERARASQAIPDPSRFSRWERLQRATARVLQFLALCRVERTHYKRTMKKGDQDPDWKKTSARRVSKQRPVLVYDNDVKNFLPLDALFIQQAETLLVRASQEETFPEEVRDVEDDKVVSSHSRLRLLPIEMRGKLLCIRSRIAAAEDISEPTRSPPVLDGNHRVTRLYIDWTHRSLHHGGVEMTINEIRQHYWVIKLRTTTRSIVKSCLMCRIRRATPPVPATGNHPRTRLAHHQRPFTFTGLDYFGPLSVTVGRQHQKRYVALFTCLTTREVHLEVAASLSADSAILALRRMIARRGCPSEIHSDNGTNMHGADRELRRALQDEASQRSITWRFITPSAPFMGGAWERLVRTVKTALLSVLHERHPREEVLATLLCEVEYSVNSRPLTHVSVEATDDEAITPNHFLLGGSARVPLPGTFTEKDIDHQLQWRRAQYLADLFWKRWLKEYLPELQYRREPHGRGPSIQLGDPVLIVDGQLPRNTWPRGLVVAVYPGADNVVRTVEVRTAGGLLKRPVKKLVLLPK, from the coding sequence ATGCCTATTACAAGGAGTAAAGGAAAATTAGAGGAGCGCGGCCCGGAAGAAGCTCGAGACATATTACACGCATCGACATCCGCGTCCGCGTCCGCGATCGCAACTGAACCGAAGGAACCAACTGAACCAGTATCTACAATCGCGGCCACGTTAGACCCGAGGCAAGAGCTTTCGACCGCGGCATACGTTTCACCGACTACGCTCCGCCACATAACGTACCACGCCCCCCCGCGTTCGCCGTCGCGTATCCGGGATGCGTCGCCTGCGCTCGGCAGTCTCTCGTCGTCCGCCGCGCAGACTGCACAGGTGCGCGCTCGTGCGCGCGCTCGCGTCATCGATCGGTCGCGTATGGATCTTCCGCTCCCCGCGCCCCCGCCCTCGCATAGGGTCCCGTCGGTAGGCGGATCGATAAAGTCACGTGAGAAAGCGATACTACGAGCTCGTGAAGAAGTATTGAAGATTAAATTGGAACTTGCGGAACTCAATTTAAGAAGAGCTCGTGAAGAATCGGAAAATGAAGACGATTCAGAAGGATCGACAATCCCCGAACGGGAAGAATATGTTGATACGTGGCTGAAAGAAACTAATCGAGAACGGTCGGTCCCACCACCGCCGTCGCAGTTGATAGAAGGAGCCCCTCTTCAGACGACTGATCCCGTGAATGACGGGCGAAATCTTGTATCAGCGCCGAATGAGGGACAAACTGCAATTGAAGAAGAGCCACCACTAATCAAcattgaagaagaaaaagagaaaaaagaaacacaacGAAACGAAAGAAGATCAAGAAGAAAGCTAGATATATCAGAGCTAGCATCGGCGATAGCCCTCGCAGCCCGCGCCGGTCAATCAACACCCGCGCCGCGGTATATATCCGAATTACCGTTATTTTCGGGGGCTCACCACGAATGGCTGTCATATCAAGCTGCTTACAACGAATCAAGAAATTATTACAGTGAAGTTGAAAATATCGCAAGGCTCAGAAGAAGTCTAAGAGGGAGAGCACTCGAAGCAGTGAATTCGTTATTAATTGCGAATCCCAAGCCAGATGAAGTGGTGAAGGCATTGAAGACAAGATTCGGCCGGCCCGACGCAATCGCAATTTCAGAGATTGAAAAGTTGAGAAGTTTACCGCGCTGTAGTGAAGCCCCAAGAGAAATATGTGCCTTCGCGGGGAAGATAAGAAACAGTGTGGCTACACTACAGGCATTAGGAAAAGAACAATATATGTTCAACCCGGAGTTAGTGCGTGTTATCACCGACAAGTTACCATCGATTCTGAAGTTTAGATGGTACGAGAAATCGAGTCGGGACAAGAAAGAACCGGATTTAGTTTGCTTCGCGAACTTCATTGATACAGAAGCGGATTATTGTAGCCAATTTGCGCCGCCGGAACATGTGGACATGAACGATAAATTCAAACAACGTGCAGTTCAGAAAATTCATACTCAAGTGATACAAACGGACAAACCAGTGTTAACGTGCCCGGTATGTGATAAATCTCATTTAGTTCAAAGTTGTGACGTTTTTAAAAATTCCGATATAAACAATAGATGGGAACtcgctaaaaaatataaactgtgTTTCAAATGTTTACGTGTTCGAAAGTGGAAACATTCGTGCAAAATACAACAGTGCGGAGAACAGGGATGCCGTGGCACACATAATAAACTATTGCATAACCCGCGATCAGGAATTAAAACAATAACAGTGGAGACAAATTCGGAATGCGTAACTACGGCTCGTGCGGAAACAAAGGCATGTACATACCTGAAGGTGTTACCAGTGCGTGTCAAAGGACCGGCGGGAGCGATGTCCGCCCTCGCCCTCCTCGACGACGGGTCAACGGTGACTTTAATCGAAAGTCAAATGGCTGAGAGGATTGGAGCTGAAGGCGTCGAGGAGCCTCTCATCATCGAGGCGATTGGTGACACCAGGATAAGTACACCGAGATCAAAACGAGTAAAGATCGAAATAACAGGTATGAATAATTACTCTATCACTTTAAGTGCTCGAACAGCGAATAGCCTGAATATTTCTCCACAAGCCGTTAGTCCCATTGATATTGTCGATTGTGATCACTTGAGAGAATTTAGAAATGAAATTATATATGAAGGCGCCAAACCGACCATTTTAATCGGGCAAGATAACTGGAATCTGCTTATAGCTGATCAGATTCGAATTGGCAAAAAGGGACAACCTATTGCATCACGAACACCACTTGGATGGGTGCTTCATGGGACCAGGACACGCTCATTAGGTCAGTTAGTTGATTATGTAAATAGAATTACCGAggttaattattgtaataatgataatgataatgattGTGCAAATCAACTCTTAAAACAATATTTCTCATTGGAATCCCTGTTGGTCAACCCGAAACGTCCGCATTCTGACCCCGAGATGAGGGCAGAAAGGCTACTCCATGAAAATACTAAGCGGAGGGATGACGGCCGCATTGAAACGTCGCTGTTATGGCGCCGTGATGATATTGTTATGccaaataattatgaaaatgcTTACCGTCGTCTTCTCTCAGTGGAGAAGAAATTAGACAGGGAACCAGACTTGAAGGTAAGATACCACGAGGAGATGAATGCACTGATCGAGAAAGGATATGCTGAGCCTGCCCCGGAAAACTCGACACCTGGACGTACTTGGTATTTGCCCCATTTCGAAGTTCGTACCCCTGCCAAGCCCGGTAAGGTGAGAATAGTACACGACGCAGCCGCTAAATATCGTAATGTGTGCCTGAATGATCATTTGCTTACTGGTCCAGATTTACTACAGTCGCTGCCCGGTGTCTTGATGAGGTTTCGACGCCACCCGATAGCCGTGACGGCTGATATAGCTGAGATGTTTATGCAGGTGAAAATAAGGGAGGAGGATCGTGACGCCCTGAGATATTTGTGGCGCGGTAACGACCGCGACGGGCCGCCACGTGAGTATAGAATGTCATCATTAATTTTTGGTGCATCCAGCTCCCCCTGCACAGCTATATTCGCGAAAAATTGGAACGCGAAAAGGCACGCGGACACACACCCTGAAGCGGTAGCAGCGATAGAAAATCATCATTATATGGATGACTATTTGGATAGTTTTCCCACTGAAGAAATTGGAATTGAAACTGCTTTATTGGTACGTAATATACATAGAGAGGGCCACTTTGAattaagaaaatggaattccaattcGAAAAGGATTTTGCAAGCTGTCAAAGGAGAACAACATACGGAGACGGTCAGTATAGGTCCGAGCTTGAACATGGAGAAGGTGCTCGGCTTAGTGTGGAGACCGGAAAGTGACAACCTTGAGTTTAATCCACATCTAGCTAGAGTTCCACCAGTCCTATTGGAAAATAAATCCCCTACGAAGCGAGAGGCTCTGAAAATTGTTATGTCTCTTTTTGATCCATTGGGCTTAGCCTCACCTGTAACAGTGAGAGCTAAGCTAGTTTTACAGGAGGCATGGAGACGAGGGACTGGCTGGGATGAAGTCCTTGACGACGACCTGTCAGAGAGATGGGGCAGATGGCTGAATGATCTCCGAGACGTGTTGCGCCTCACTATACCACGGTGCTACAAGGGATACAGCACCGCCGCGAGGATCGAGATGCACACGTTCGTCGATGCAAGTGAGGTCGCCTACGCTGCCGCAGTTTATTGGAGGATAACGACCCCAGATGGTGAGGTACATTTATCATTAGTATTAGCGAAGGCACGCATAGCACCTGTGAAGATAATGTCCATCCCACGTCTCGAGTTACAAGCTGCTGTACTGGGAAGCCGTCTTGCCGCCTCAGTTTTAGAAGAACATCACATAGAAATAGAATCGAAAACTTATTGGACTGATAGTAAGACTGTGTTGACTTGGATAACATCAGGATCGAAATCTTATAAGCCTTTCGTAGCTCACAGAGTCGCTGCCATCGAGGAGCATACAGCAGTGAACGAGTGGCGTTGGGTACCGAGCCGCCTCAACGTGGCAGACATCGCCACACGAGAGACAACCCCCTCCTTCACGCAAGCCAGTCCCTGGTTCACCGGTCCTGACTTTCTACGAGAGGGTGAGGCTACCTGGCCTCACGATAAGCCACCGCAACTCGAGATCACCGGTGAGGAGAGGACCATGATACTTACCGAGGTAAGAGAGAGGGCGAGAGCCAGCCAGGCGATTCCTGACCCATCACGTTTTTCGCGGTGGGAGAGGCTACAGCGCGCCACTGCTCGAGTATTACAATTCTTAGCGCTCTGTCGAGTTGAGAGAACACACTACAAAAGGACTATGAAAAAAGGCGATCAAGACCCTGATTGGAAGAAAACAAGCGCACGTCGAGTTTCGAAACAGAGACCTGTACTTGTTTATGATAACGATGTTAAAAATTTTCTGCCCTTAGATGCTTTGTTTATTCAACAAGCGGAGACTTTGTTGGTACGGGCGAGCCAGGAGGAAACGTTCCCTGAGGAGGTGCGGGACGTAGAGGACGACAAGGTGGTATCTTCACATAGCCGACTACGTTTGTTACCCATAGAGATGAGAGGTAAACTTTTATGTATACGTAGTAGAATAGCAGCGGCTGAAGATATATCGGAACCGACCCGCAGTCCTCCTGTGTTAGACGGGAATCATAGAGTGACTCGTTTGTATATAGATTGGACACATCGCTCTCTACATCACGGGGGAGTGGAGATGACCATAAACGAGATACGTCAACATTATTGGGTCATCAAGCTACGCACGACAACGAGGTCTATTGTGAAGAGCTGTTTAATGTGTCGTATTAGGAGAGCGACACCTCCAGTGCCTGCGACTGGAAATCATCCGAGAACGAGACTTGCTCATCATCAACGTCCGTTTACTTTTACGGGCCTCGATTATTTTGGACCGTTATCTGTTACAGTGGGCCGCCAACACCAAAAGCGCTATGTAGCGCTTTTCACCTGCCTGACCACTCGGGAAGTCCACCTCGAGGTCGCCGCCAGCCTGAGCGCCGACTCCGCGATCCTCGCTTTGCGGAGGATGATAGCGAGGCGAGGCTGTCCGTCTGAGATTCACTCAGACAATGGGACCAACATGCACGGAGCCGACCGAGAGTTGCGACGCGCGCTTCAAGATGAAGCGTCGCAGCGCTCCATCACGTGGCGATTCATCACGCCCTCTGCGCCCTTTATGGGGGGTGCATGGGAGCGCCTAGTAAGAACCGTGAAGACTGCCCTGCTGAGCGTCCTACATGAGAGACATCCGAGAGAAGAGGTCCTCGCTACTCTGCTCTGTGAGGTAGAGTACTCCGTGAATAGCCGACCTCTCACGCATGTGTCGGTAGAAGCCACAGACGATGAAGCCATCACACCTAACCACTTCCTGTTGGGTGGTTCTGCTCGTGTCCCACTGCCTGGGACTTTCACCGAAAAGGATATAGACCATCAACTACAATGGAGGAGAGCTCAATACTTAGCCGATCTATTTTGGAAGAGGTGGCTAAAAGAATATTTACCAGAGCTACAATACCGGCGGGAGCCACATGGTCGGGGTCCTTCCATACAACTCGGGGACCCAGTCCTGATAGTAGATGGACAGCTTCCGCGCAACACGTGGCCGCGAGGCCTCGTGGTTGCAGTCTACCCGGGCGCTGACAACGTCGTACGAACAGTAGAGGTCCGCACAGCTGGTGGACTTCTAAAAAGGCCCGTTAAGAAGTTGGTATTGCTACCAAAATGA